Proteins encoded by one window of Cryptosporangium minutisporangium:
- a CDS encoding acyl-CoA dehydrogenase family protein translates to MVDFALSDEQRAVRDWVRTFVERELMPLEPEVLRRERAGEPGMTRSEIRALQLKARESGFWGILTPEEYGGMSLGAITASMVEAELGRTFVPFRFGGSADNILFHATEEQKRRYLLPTIEGERISCFAITEPGAGSDAKAIRTSARRDGDEWVISGEKTFITQGNEADFVMVFAVTDKEKGVNGGVTCFLVDRDMGWKSEPIQTMGQWGPAALVFDDVRVPAENVLGEVGFGFALALQWIGQGRYLLPSRAIGSCERLIEMAVEQANSRTTFGAPLSERQAIQWMIADSVVELQALRLLVLHAAWQVEAGRDSRQAQSIAKLYGGVKANEIVDRVLQIHGGMGYTRELPIERWYRELRLLRIYEGTDEIQRRTIARNVLKGHVPVAADF, encoded by the coding sequence GTGGTCGACTTCGCCTTATCCGACGAGCAGCGCGCCGTCCGCGACTGGGTACGGACGTTCGTCGAGCGCGAGCTGATGCCGCTCGAGCCCGAGGTGCTCCGGCGCGAGCGGGCCGGCGAGCCAGGCATGACCCGGTCCGAGATCCGCGCACTGCAGCTCAAGGCCCGCGAGTCCGGTTTCTGGGGCATCCTCACGCCGGAGGAGTACGGCGGGATGAGCCTCGGCGCGATCACCGCGTCGATGGTCGAGGCCGAGCTGGGCCGGACTTTCGTGCCGTTCCGGTTCGGCGGCAGCGCCGACAACATCCTGTTCCACGCGACCGAGGAGCAGAAGCGGCGCTACCTGCTCCCGACGATCGAGGGCGAGCGGATCTCCTGCTTCGCGATCACCGAGCCCGGTGCAGGGTCGGACGCGAAGGCGATTCGGACGTCGGCGCGGCGGGACGGCGACGAGTGGGTGATCAGCGGCGAGAAGACATTCATCACGCAGGGTAACGAAGCCGACTTCGTGATGGTGTTCGCGGTCACCGACAAGGAGAAGGGCGTCAACGGCGGGGTCACCTGCTTCCTCGTCGACCGGGACATGGGCTGGAAGTCCGAGCCGATCCAGACCATGGGGCAGTGGGGTCCGGCAGCGCTGGTCTTCGACGACGTACGAGTGCCGGCCGAGAACGTGCTCGGCGAGGTGGGCTTCGGGTTCGCGCTGGCGCTCCAGTGGATCGGGCAGGGGCGTTACCTGCTGCCGTCCCGGGCGATCGGCTCGTGCGAGCGGTTGATCGAGATGGCGGTCGAGCAGGCGAACTCCCGGACGACGTTCGGCGCGCCGCTGTCCGAGCGGCAGGCGATCCAGTGGATGATCGCCGACTCGGTCGTCGAGCTCCAGGCGCTGCGCTTACTCGTTTTGCACGCGGCCTGGCAGGTCGAGGCTGGGCGGGACTCCCGGCAGGCCCAGTCGATCGCGAAGCTGTACGGCGGCGTGAAGGCGAACGAGATCGTCGACCGGGTGCTGCAGATCCACGGCGGCATGGGGTACACGCGGGAGCTGCCGATCGAGCGGTGGTACCGGGAGCTGCGGCTGCTGCGGATCTACGAGGGCACGGACGAGATCCAGCGCCGCACGATCGCCCGCAACGTCCTGAAGGGGCATGTTCCTGTCGCGGCAGATTTCTGA
- a CDS encoding acyl-CoA dehydrogenase family protein encodes MDLGLTPDHVRLREVAREFVDSEVVPYAAAWDRAESVDRAIIAKLGKVGFLGLTIPEEHGGSGMDHLAYCLALEELGRGDSAVRGLVSVSLGLVAKSLLAYGSAAQKEQWLPKLCSGEALGCFALTEPDTGSDAGNLATRATRDGNGWVLNGSKMFITNGTWADVALVFARTGEPGPRGVTAFAIPTSTAGFIRREVHGKLGLRGQPTAELLFEDVRVADDAVVGDVGRGFKVAMSALDKGRMSVAAGCVGIARGALEASIRYAGERTQFGKPIAGHQLVQEMLADMAVTTDAARLMVWRVADLIDRGQPFGSEASMAKLFASEAAVRVADLGVQVFGGYGYLDEYPVSKYLRDARVMTLYEGTSQIQKLLIGRALTGLNAF; translated from the coding sequence ATGGATCTCGGCCTGACCCCCGATCACGTTCGGCTCCGCGAGGTCGCTCGGGAGTTCGTCGACTCCGAGGTCGTGCCGTACGCCGCGGCGTGGGATCGGGCCGAGTCGGTCGATCGCGCGATCATCGCCAAGCTGGGCAAGGTGGGATTTCTCGGGCTGACGATCCCGGAGGAGCACGGCGGCTCCGGGATGGACCACCTGGCCTACTGCCTGGCGCTGGAGGAGCTCGGACGGGGCGACTCCGCGGTGCGCGGCCTCGTCTCGGTCTCGCTCGGCCTGGTGGCGAAGTCGCTGCTCGCGTACGGGTCCGCGGCCCAGAAGGAGCAGTGGCTGCCGAAGCTGTGCTCCGGCGAGGCGCTGGGCTGCTTCGCGCTGACCGAGCCCGACACCGGCTCGGACGCCGGCAACCTGGCCACCCGGGCGACCCGCGACGGGAACGGCTGGGTGCTCAACGGCTCGAAGATGTTCATCACGAACGGCACCTGGGCCGACGTCGCCCTGGTGTTCGCGCGGACCGGCGAGCCGGGGCCGCGCGGCGTGACCGCCTTCGCGATCCCGACCTCCACGGCGGGTTTCATCCGCCGTGAGGTGCACGGCAAGCTCGGCCTCCGCGGTCAGCCCACTGCCGAACTGCTTTTCGAGGACGTCCGGGTAGCGGACGACGCGGTGGTGGGCGACGTCGGGCGAGGCTTCAAGGTCGCCATGTCCGCGCTGGACAAGGGGCGCATGTCGGTCGCCGCCGGTTGTGTCGGCATCGCCCGGGGCGCGCTGGAGGCGTCGATCCGGTACGCCGGGGAGCGGACCCAGTTCGGCAAGCCGATCGCCGGGCACCAGCTGGTGCAGGAGATGCTCGCCGACATGGCGGTCACCACCGACGCCGCCCGGCTGATGGTGTGGCGGGTCGCCGACCTGATCGACCGTGGGCAGCCGTTCGGCTCCGAGGCGTCGATGGCCAAGCTGTTCGCGAGTGAGGCGGCCGTGCGCGTCGCGGACCTGGGTGTCCAGGTCTTCGGCGGGTACGGCTACCTGGACGAGTACCCGGTGTCGAAGTACCTGCGCGACGCCCGGGTGATGACGCTGTACGAGGGCACCAGCCAGATCCAGAAGCTCCTGATCGGCCGTGCCCTGACCGGACTGAACGCGTTCTAA
- a CDS encoding TetR/AcrR family transcriptional regulator yields the protein MARPSSPLLTRERIRAAALAMVDRDGLDGLSMRRLAADLGVRAASLYGYLATKEELLTDLADEVLTGVDSSGFADGNWRLGLTVWARSYREALAAHPNLVPFLAHSPGRRPQALKHADAVHGGLTSAGWPPRYATMIGASTKYLVVGAAMTSFSGGFADDVEVYVGRYPNLSQAHLLAGHEEIDRDSFELALTAFLDGLSRLHGQVARNDSAPGVRSGSDGLAFPE from the coding sequence ATGGCCCGCCCCAGCAGCCCACTGCTGACCCGTGAGCGCATCCGCGCGGCGGCACTGGCGATGGTCGACCGCGACGGGCTGGACGGCCTGTCGATGCGGCGACTCGCCGCTGACCTGGGCGTTCGCGCCGCCTCGCTCTACGGGTACCTGGCGACCAAGGAAGAGCTGCTCACCGACCTCGCCGACGAAGTGCTGACCGGCGTCGACAGCAGCGGGTTCGCCGACGGGAACTGGCGGCTGGGCCTGACGGTCTGGGCCCGGTCGTACCGGGAGGCGCTGGCCGCCCACCCCAACCTGGTGCCGTTCCTGGCGCACTCGCCCGGACGGCGTCCGCAGGCGCTCAAACACGCCGACGCCGTCCACGGTGGGCTGACGTCGGCGGGTTGGCCGCCGCGCTACGCAACGATGATCGGCGCCTCGACGAAGTACCTGGTCGTCGGAGCAGCGATGACGTCGTTCTCCGGCGGGTTCGCCGACGACGTCGAGGTCTACGTCGGGCGCTACCCGAACCTGAGTCAGGCGCACCTGCTTGCGGGGCACGAGGAGATCGACCGGGACAGTTTCGAGCTGGCGCTCACGGCCTTCCTGGACGGGCTGAGCCGCCTGCACGGACAGGTGGCGCGGAACGATTCAGCTCCGGGCGTACGATCCGGCTCGGACGGCCTAGCTTTCCCGGAGTAG
- a CDS encoding DUF5709 domain-containing protein: MSESRSDADGVEDDGVLDPADSLDDDDLRSDLLDRGIDAGDRYRASDRFGTTAAEQARGESLEQLLAEEEPDVSAEFDDEDEDVPADLGSSPQTRAGRLVQPDEGSHEDQDSEVYARDAGIDGGGASAEEAAVHLVDEDR; encoded by the coding sequence ATGAGTGAATCCCGGTCCGACGCCGACGGTGTCGAGGACGACGGCGTGCTCGACCCGGCCGACAGCCTCGACGACGACGACCTGCGCAGCGATCTCCTCGACCGAGGCATCGATGCCGGTGACCGCTACCGCGCGTCCGATCGGTTCGGCACCACCGCAGCGGAGCAGGCCCGCGGCGAAAGCCTCGAGCAGTTGCTGGCGGAGGAGGAGCCGGACGTCAGCGCCGAGTTCGACGACGAGGACGAGGACGTCCCGGCCGACCTCGGCTCGTCGCCGCAGACCCGGGCCGGCCGCCTGGTCCAGCCGGACGAAGGCTCCCACGAGGACCAAGACTCCGAGGTCTACGCGCGGGACGCCGGGATCGACGGCGGGGGCGCGAGCGCCGAGGAAGCGGCCGTCCACCTGGTGGACGAAGACCGCTAG
- a CDS encoding MMPL family transporter produces the protein MSRFLYRVGGAAAAHPWRTIAGWLVVLIAALTLAGVAGGTPHDNYNVPGTSSQRGTDLLREAFPTFAGTDARVVVHGEQLDPALLTALGKRLADVEHVGTVSPPRVSGDRDTALFSLTYTVPVTDFQGSEALDALEGAAKPATDAGLQVEFGGQVAENIGSVSGIAEAIGIVAALIILLLAFRSVVAAGLPIAVAIVGLGIGSAAILLLAAVSDVSTTAPTVASMVGLGVGIDYALLLVTRYAEGVRSGLDPRVAAATATATAGTSIVVAGVTVLLSLFGLAFAGLATYRSFGSATALVVGFVVLSAVTLVPALCGLAGRRVLPRRERKNIDAVPSTAAVHPATSGRKAGARAAGTPTTSGGPAKPGLTARWAARVGRRPLPWALAALAVLLLLATPMLGMRTWPQDAGSQPTSNTSRQAYDLIAAEYGEGANGPLLVAVDLTELPASALPELAARLAADPGVAAVAPPVVAPSGDAAVITVEPEYGPQDERASALVDHLRADVLPDGAEITGLTAVFRDIAALLSDRLWLVVGVVVALSLVFLLVMFRSVVVPVKAAAMNLLSIAAAYGVITVVFQWGWGAELLGLPHAVPVSTWVPLLMFAVLFGLSMDYEVFLLSRIREDWLRTGDAHGSVVRGLAATGRVITGAALIMVAVFVGFGLDPDVTVKMIGVGMATAVAVDATIVRMVLVPATMALLGRANWWLPGWLDRILPKVDLHTEEAPPAPTREPELATAR, from the coding sequence ATGTCCCGCTTCCTCTACCGCGTCGGCGGCGCGGCAGCCGCGCACCCGTGGCGAACGATCGCCGGCTGGCTCGTCGTCCTCATCGCCGCGCTGACTCTCGCCGGCGTGGCCGGCGGAACACCGCACGACAACTACAACGTGCCGGGCACGTCCTCCCAGCGCGGCACCGACCTGCTGCGTGAGGCGTTCCCGACGTTCGCCGGCACCGACGCCCGGGTCGTCGTCCACGGCGAGCAGCTCGACCCGGCGCTGCTGACCGCGCTGGGGAAGCGGCTGGCCGACGTCGAGCACGTCGGCACCGTGTCGCCGCCCCGGGTGTCGGGCGACCGCGACACCGCGCTGTTCTCCCTCACCTACACCGTTCCGGTGACCGACTTCCAAGGATCCGAGGCACTGGACGCGCTGGAAGGCGCGGCGAAACCCGCCACCGACGCCGGCCTCCAGGTCGAGTTCGGCGGTCAGGTGGCCGAGAACATCGGCTCGGTGAGCGGTATCGCGGAGGCGATCGGCATCGTCGCCGCGCTGATCATCCTGCTGCTCGCGTTCCGGTCGGTGGTCGCCGCAGGGCTGCCGATCGCCGTCGCGATCGTCGGACTCGGCATCGGCTCGGCGGCCATCCTGCTGTTGGCCGCCGTGAGCGACGTGAGCACCACCGCTCCGACCGTCGCGTCGATGGTGGGGTTGGGCGTCGGCATCGACTACGCGCTGCTGCTGGTGACCCGCTACGCGGAAGGCGTGCGCTCGGGTCTGGACCCCCGGGTCGCTGCGGCGACCGCCACCGCGACCGCCGGCACGTCGATCGTCGTCGCCGGGGTCACGGTGCTGCTGTCGCTGTTCGGCCTGGCGTTCGCCGGCCTCGCGACCTACCGATCCTTCGGATCGGCGACCGCGCTGGTGGTGGGCTTCGTGGTGCTCTCCGCGGTGACGCTGGTGCCCGCGCTCTGCGGCCTCGCCGGTCGCCGCGTCCTCCCCCGTCGCGAACGCAAGAACATCGACGCCGTCCCCAGCACCGCCGCAGTTCACCCAGCCACCAGCGGGCGCAAGGCGGGGGCGCGCGCCGCCGGGACCCCGACTACCAGCGGGGGCCCGGCGAAGCCGGGGCTGACCGCGCGGTGGGCCGCCCGAGTGGGCCGCCGTCCGCTGCCGTGGGCGCTGGCTGCGCTCGCGGTCCTGCTCCTGCTCGCCACCCCGATGCTCGGCATGCGGACCTGGCCGCAGGATGCGGGCAGCCAGCCGACCAGCAACACGTCCCGGCAGGCCTACGACCTGATCGCGGCGGAGTACGGCGAGGGCGCGAACGGACCGCTGCTGGTCGCGGTGGACCTGACCGAGCTCCCGGCGTCCGCGCTGCCCGAGCTGGCGGCCCGGCTCGCAGCGGATCCGGGTGTGGCCGCGGTGGCACCGCCGGTCGTCGCGCCCAGCGGAGACGCCGCGGTGATCACCGTCGAGCCCGAGTACGGGCCGCAGGACGAGCGAGCCTCCGCTCTCGTCGACCACCTGCGGGCGGACGTGCTGCCCGACGGCGCTGAGATCACCGGCCTCACCGCGGTGTTCCGGGACATCGCCGCGTTGCTCTCCGACCGGCTCTGGCTGGTGGTCGGGGTCGTGGTGGCACTCTCCCTGGTGTTCCTGCTGGTGATGTTCCGCTCGGTGGTGGTGCCGGTGAAGGCGGCGGCGATGAACCTGCTGTCGATCGCGGCGGCCTACGGCGTCATCACCGTGGTGTTCCAGTGGGGCTGGGGTGCGGAGCTGCTCGGCCTGCCGCACGCGGTGCCGGTCTCGACCTGGGTGCCGCTGCTGATGTTCGCGGTCCTGTTCGGACTGTCGATGGACTACGAGGTGTTCCTGCTCTCGCGGATCCGGGAGGACTGGCTGCGCACCGGCGACGCGCACGGAAGCGTGGTGCGCGGGTTGGCGGCGACCGGCCGGGTGATCACCGGTGCGGCGCTGATCATGGTCGCGGTGTTCGTGGGCTTCGGGCTGGACCCCGATGTGACCGTCAAGATGATCGGCGTCGGCATGGCCACCGCGGTCGCGGTCGACGCGACGATCGTCCGGATGGTGCTGGTGCCGGCGACGATGGCGCTGCTGGGCCGGGCGAACTGGTGGCTGCCGGGATGGCTGGACCGGATCCTGCCGAAGGTGGACCTGCACACCGAGGAGGCTCCGCCCGCCCCGACCCGCGAACCCGAACTGGCGACCGCCCGCTGA
- a CDS encoding TetR/AcrR family transcriptional regulator — MPYVSSAVRRRQIVLAARRVLERRGLARASLRAVADEAGIALSTLQHVFRTREALFRAVVEEMLAAPRHAALSVGGPDQRFVDWLTDALHDLWQQVVDQEPGAHLARFEVTLHAVREGLAGNLARWNEERREAWIAKTLELAGWELRLPTDQVARLVAAFVDGLLLQYLADPDPERVAADLRQAAVAVAAVAAAD, encoded by the coding sequence GTGCCGTACGTCTCGTCCGCGGTCCGGCGACGGCAGATCGTCCTGGCAGCGCGCCGGGTGCTGGAGCGTCGGGGCCTGGCCAGGGCCTCGCTCCGGGCGGTAGCGGACGAGGCCGGGATCGCACTGAGCACGCTGCAGCACGTGTTCCGTACGCGGGAGGCGCTGTTCCGGGCCGTCGTCGAGGAGATGCTGGCCGCTCCTCGCCACGCGGCGCTGTCGGTGGGTGGGCCGGACCAGCGGTTCGTCGACTGGCTGACCGACGCGCTGCACGACCTGTGGCAGCAGGTGGTCGACCAGGAGCCCGGCGCCCACCTCGCGCGGTTCGAGGTGACGCTGCACGCGGTGCGGGAAGGCCTCGCCGGGAACCTCGCCCGGTGGAACGAGGAGCGGCGCGAAGCGTGGATCGCCAAGACGCTGGAGCTGGCCGGGTGGGAGCTCCGCCTGCCGACCGACCAGGTGGCCCGGCTCGTTGCGGCCTTCGTCGACGGGCTACTGCTCCAATACCTGGCCGACCCCGACCCCGAGCGGGTCGCGGCTGACTTGCGCCAAGCAGCCGTCGCGGTGGCCGCAGTCGCCGCCGCGGACTGA
- a CDS encoding BTAD domain-containing putative transcriptional regulator, which yields MVRLSVLGPLRAEVADRPVELGSPRQRAVLARLLSARGHVVSTERFVDDLWQGEPPPKALAALQVYVSHLRRVLEPGRAPRTPARVLVSAPPGYALRLDEDDADAWRFERLLDRAGTAADPADVVALLDRALAQWSGPAYAEFADEPWALPEAERLEELRRVAVERRAEAMLTLGRNAEAVADLDHHVRAHPLREDAVGLLALALYRTGRQAESLAALREARARLADELGVDPGPALRALEADVLAQSPSLDAAPVVPPSPAPIEVAAPPPAGPSRPASLVGRDTELARLTAAADAAAAGAFRVTWVGGDPGAGKSTLAAALTTALAESGWQVVRGRCPEVDGAPPAWAWSEVVRALVDGVDGDLAARLRPLLQQEPSRSEPTVPPFWLGRAVAELLATLSASMPLLVVLDDVHRADGETLQLLRIAASELVGRPVLVVATYRPAEVNDELRTCWAALAGPHADRLDLGGLPEGDVAELLRRQGAPTDEALVQLVTRRTGGNPLFVSETARLIAAEGPAAAAHAVPAGVRDVLRRRLARLPGPARAVLRTASVLGVDVDVDVLLALESEGEEAVLDALEAGVLTGLLVEPEPASPALHPPPTHPYSEWQTSTGTVRFAHALVRDTLYEDIPRLRRTRLHGRALAALEAVRPGDRAGLAHHALAAATPATAVRAAVLAAEAARAASVLSAHQEAASLLSRALDALDLDAGAADAQLRVDLLCALVSAQGHAGNVLGARLTRQRAIAAAEKVGRLSTIAQAYASFDAPVIWSVRENRSVDRPFVDGLEAILRGLPPDDPTTAELRCQLLATLTVELEGIDPDRARPSSDESLAIARRIGDPQLLCRSLSARYYVQVAPTRRHQLGDLGAELRDVATQAGLTGYRAQGHHILFQVALSTPFLDDLEKAQYEADRAVENSSTGQLGLALGVVRMFRGLRALIAGRFDEAATEYAGVIAQLRQLGAPNAAGVEQLTLYTEGRARRDAALVLSLVEPIGQIYAQEPYLVSEPYTRLLLHAGRVEDARAVWQPGSPVPPDYYWLLWMAFRAENALGLDAADVAADCYRTLLPHTGMLPGMSSGSVTLGPLDTTLGDLAAYLGDPDAAHRHYRDAVRTAELLRSPHWVTEAQERLERLTRWRRAGGPAPWSQPLR from the coding sequence ATGGTGCGGTTGAGCGTGCTCGGCCCGCTACGAGCCGAGGTCGCCGACCGCCCGGTGGAACTCGGCAGCCCGCGGCAGCGCGCGGTCCTCGCCCGATTGCTGAGCGCCCGTGGCCACGTCGTCTCCACGGAGCGTTTCGTCGACGATCTCTGGCAGGGCGAGCCACCCCCGAAGGCACTCGCCGCCCTCCAGGTCTACGTCTCGCACCTCCGCCGGGTGCTGGAGCCAGGCCGGGCACCGCGGACGCCGGCCCGCGTGCTGGTCAGCGCACCTCCCGGATACGCATTGCGGCTGGACGAGGACGACGCCGACGCCTGGCGGTTCGAGCGGTTGCTCGACCGCGCGGGCACCGCAGCGGACCCGGCCGACGTCGTGGCTCTGCTCGACCGCGCGCTGGCCCAGTGGAGCGGCCCGGCGTACGCGGAGTTCGCCGACGAGCCGTGGGCGCTGCCGGAAGCCGAGCGGCTGGAGGAGCTACGCCGGGTCGCCGTGGAGCGGCGCGCCGAGGCGATGTTGACGCTGGGTCGCAACGCCGAAGCGGTGGCCGACCTCGACCATCACGTCCGGGCCCATCCGCTGCGCGAGGACGCCGTCGGGTTGCTCGCGCTCGCGCTCTACCGCACCGGTCGGCAGGCCGAGTCGCTCGCCGCGCTCCGGGAGGCCCGTGCACGGCTCGCCGACGAGCTGGGCGTCGATCCGGGTCCGGCGCTCCGCGCACTCGAAGCCGACGTCCTGGCCCAGTCACCGTCCCTCGACGCCGCTCCGGTCGTACCGCCGAGCCCGGCTCCGATCGAGGTGGCCGCTCCGCCTCCCGCGGGGCCGAGCCGGCCCGCGTCGCTCGTCGGGCGGGACACCGAACTCGCCCGGCTGACCGCCGCCGCCGACGCCGCCGCGGCGGGCGCGTTCCGCGTCACCTGGGTGGGCGGCGACCCCGGTGCGGGCAAGTCCACACTCGCCGCGGCGCTCACCACCGCACTGGCCGAATCGGGCTGGCAGGTCGTCCGCGGACGCTGCCCCGAGGTCGACGGCGCCCCGCCCGCCTGGGCCTGGAGCGAGGTGGTGCGCGCCCTCGTCGACGGCGTCGACGGTGACCTGGCGGCCCGGCTGAGGCCGCTACTCCAGCAGGAACCCTCCCGGTCGGAACCGACGGTGCCCCCGTTCTGGCTCGGCCGAGCCGTCGCCGAGCTGCTCGCCACGCTCAGCGCGTCGATGCCGCTGTTGGTCGTCCTGGACGACGTGCACCGCGCCGACGGCGAGACGCTGCAGTTGCTCCGGATCGCCGCGTCCGAGCTGGTCGGACGCCCGGTGCTGGTCGTCGCGACCTACCGTCCGGCCGAGGTGAACGACGAGCTGCGGACCTGCTGGGCCGCGCTCGCCGGCCCGCACGCCGATCGGCTGGACCTCGGCGGACTGCCCGAGGGCGACGTCGCTGAGCTGCTGCGGCGTCAGGGCGCACCGACCGACGAGGCCCTGGTGCAGCTGGTGACCCGACGGACCGGCGGCAACCCGCTCTTCGTCTCCGAGACCGCGCGGCTGATCGCTGCCGAGGGTCCGGCCGCCGCGGCGCACGCCGTCCCCGCCGGCGTCCGCGACGTGCTGCGTCGCCGCCTGGCGCGGCTGCCGGGCCCGGCCCGCGCGGTGCTGCGCACGGCGAGCGTGCTCGGCGTCGACGTGGACGTGGACGTGCTGCTCGCGCTGGAGTCCGAGGGCGAAGAGGCGGTGCTGGACGCCCTGGAGGCCGGCGTCCTCACCGGGCTGCTCGTCGAGCCAGAGCCGGCCTCTCCAGCCCTACACCCCCCGCCCACCCACCCTTATTCGGAATGGCAAACGTCGACTGGCACCGTCCGCTTCGCGCATGCGCTGGTGCGGGACACGCTTTACGAGGACATCCCCCGGCTGCGCCGGACCCGGCTGCACGGCCGTGCGCTGGCCGCCCTGGAGGCGGTGCGGCCGGGCGACCGGGCCGGGCTGGCGCACCACGCGCTCGCGGCGGCGACACCGGCCACCGCGGTGCGGGCCGCCGTACTGGCCGCCGAGGCCGCACGGGCCGCGTCGGTGTTGTCGGCGCACCAGGAGGCGGCCTCGCTGCTGAGCCGCGCCCTGGACGCGCTGGACCTCGACGCCGGAGCGGCGGACGCCCAGCTCCGGGTCGACCTGCTCTGTGCGTTGGTCTCCGCCCAGGGACACGCGGGCAACGTCCTCGGGGCGCGGCTGACGCGGCAGCGCGCGATCGCGGCCGCCGAGAAGGTGGGTCGGCTGTCGACGATCGCGCAGGCGTACGCGTCCTTCGATGCACCGGTGATCTGGAGCGTCCGGGAGAACCGCTCGGTGGATCGGCCGTTCGTCGACGGCTTGGAGGCGATCCTGCGCGGGCTACCGCCCGATGACCCGACCACCGCAGAGCTGCGGTGCCAGCTGCTGGCGACGCTCACGGTCGAGCTCGAGGGCATCGACCCGGACCGCGCCCGGCCGAGCAGCGACGAGTCACTCGCGATCGCCCGGCGGATCGGTGACCCGCAGCTCCTCTGCCGATCGTTGAGCGCGCGCTACTACGTCCAGGTGGCGCCCACCCGACGGCACCAGCTGGGCGACCTCGGCGCGGAGTTGCGGGACGTCGCCACTCAGGCGGGACTGACCGGCTACCGCGCCCAGGGCCACCACATCCTGTTCCAGGTAGCGCTGAGCACGCCGTTCCTCGACGACCTGGAGAAGGCGCAGTACGAGGCCGACCGCGCCGTGGAGAACTCCAGCACCGGCCAGCTCGGGCTGGCGCTCGGTGTGGTGCGGATGTTCCGCGGGCTGCGAGCCTTGATCGCCGGCCGGTTCGACGAAGCAGCGACCGAGTACGCCGGCGTCATCGCCCAGCTGCGTCAGTTGGGCGCGCCGAACGCGGCCGGCGTCGAACAGCTGACGCTCTACACGGAAGGGCGGGCCAGGCGCGACGCCGCCCTCGTCCTGAGTCTGGTGGAGCCGATCGGGCAGATCTACGCCCAGGAGCCCTACCTGGTGTCCGAGCCGTACACGCGGCTGCTGCTGCACGCCGGGCGGGTCGAGGACGCGCGGGCGGTGTGGCAGCCCGGATCGCCGGTGCCGCCGGACTACTACTGGCTGCTCTGGATGGCGTTCCGTGCCGAGAACGCGCTCGGCCTCGACGCGGCGGACGTCGCGGCGGACTGTTACCGAACCCTACTGCCGCACACCGGAATGCTGCCGGGCATGTCGAGCGGGTCGGTGACGCTCGGCCCGCTGGACACAACGCTCGGCGATCTGGCCGCGTACCTCGGCGACCCGGACGCCGCCCACCGGCACTACCGCGACGCCGTGCGGACCGCCGAGCTGCTGCGGTCACCGCACTGGGTCACGGAGGCGCAGGAGCGTCTGGAGCGTCTGACCCGGTGGCGACGCGCCGGCGGCCCGGCTCCGTGGTCGCAGCCGCTGCGCTGA
- a CDS encoding hemerythrin domain-containing protein, translating into MPLDLCSALADVHATLVRGARDLAAAPDPASARLLTAAIRAHLAAEDDVVWPVLIERAGAAVELAGLCDDHRALHAVLDRIADESNGPGLGPVAVELRDLLEEHVAEEEQVVFAAAVRYLTAADHEYLVDALLSAAAATTEPGRRRVATGSDAPDAPAPP; encoded by the coding sequence ATGCCGCTCGATCTCTGCTCCGCGCTCGCCGACGTCCACGCCACGCTGGTCCGGGGCGCCCGGGACCTGGCCGCGGCTCCGGACCCCGCCTCGGCCCGGCTGCTGACGGCCGCGATCCGCGCCCATCTCGCCGCCGAGGACGACGTCGTCTGGCCGGTGTTGATCGAACGGGCGGGTGCGGCCGTCGAGCTCGCCGGGCTCTGCGACGACCACCGGGCGCTCCACGCCGTGCTGGACCGAATCGCCGACGAAAGCAACGGTCCGGGCCTCGGACCGGTGGCGGTCGAGCTCCGTGACCTGCTGGAGGAGCACGTCGCCGAGGAGGAGCAGGTGGTCTTCGCGGCCGCGGTGCGGTACCTCACCGCCGCCGACCACGAGTACCTGGTGGACGCGCTGCTCAGCGCAGCGGCTGCGACCACGGAGCCGGGCCGCCGGCGCGTCGCCACCGGGTCAGACGCTCCAGACGCTCCTGCGCCTCCGTGA
- a CDS encoding GOLPH3/VPS74 family protein codes for MTVLPLPDELLLLGYDDAAGKPLISATTLDLGLAGAVLVELALAGRIEVDDKKVRVIDSTPVDDPIVEAALDRIRAATKPRDPWSWLTTLSKGLREKVLDRLVETGVVEREESKVLGLFRVVRYPALNPAPETAAHGRLDAAVRHDDLSGRHTVALASLVRAVDLGPKLFPDLPAKEVKARLDEIAEGEWAGQAVKDAIAAIQTALTAATSAAIAVTITTSAS; via the coding sequence ATGACTGTGCTCCCGCTCCCCGACGAGCTGCTGCTCCTCGGCTACGACGACGCCGCAGGCAAGCCGCTGATCTCCGCGACCACCCTCGACCTGGGGCTCGCGGGCGCGGTGCTGGTGGAGCTCGCCCTCGCCGGTCGGATCGAGGTCGACGACAAGAAGGTCCGGGTCATCGACTCGACGCCGGTCGACGACCCGATCGTGGAGGCCGCCCTGGACCGGATCCGGGCAGCCACCAAGCCGCGGGACCCCTGGAGCTGGCTCACCACGCTGAGCAAGGGCTTGCGGGAGAAGGTCCTCGACCGCTTGGTGGAGACCGGCGTCGTGGAGCGGGAGGAGAGCAAGGTCCTCGGGCTGTTCCGGGTGGTCCGGTACCCCGCGCTGAATCCCGCTCCGGAGACCGCCGCGCACGGTCGGCTCGACGCCGCGGTGCGGCACGACGATCTGTCCGGGCGGCACACCGTGGCGTTGGCCTCGCTGGTGCGCGCCGTCGACCTCGGGCCGAAGCTCTTCCCCGACCTGCCCGCCAAGGAGGTCAAGGCCCGGCTGGACGAGATCGCCGAGGGCGAGTGGGCCGGCCAGGCGGTCAAGGACGCGATCGCCGCGATCCAGACCGCGCTCACGGCCGCGACCTCAGCGGCGATCGCCGTCACGATCACGACTTCGGCGAGCTGA